Proteins encoded within one genomic window of Humulus lupulus chromosome 1, drHumLupu1.1, whole genome shotgun sequence:
- the LOC133794981 gene encoding potassium transporter 5-like codes for MSNQVVDQSTMEVEAEENSTTAIVHEEDFSAQNKGLQGKKVSWQRLRRNDSLDIEARSVGGHHAYGHGSKGSGNWSVIFQLAFQSIGIVYGDIGTSPLYVYSSTFTDGIKHNDDILGVLSLIFYTITLIPLIKYVFIVLQANDNGDGGTFALYSLICRYAKVGLTPSEQAEDRDVSNFQLELPSNRLKMASKLKSKLENSKSTKYFLLFATMLGTSMVIGDGVLTPCISVLSAVGGIKNATSNMSQDMIVWISVGILICLFMVQRFGTDKVGYSFAPIICLWFALISGIGLHNFVKFDPSVVKAINPKYIVDYIHRNKKDAWISLGGIVLAITGTEALFADVGHFTVRSIQISMCSITYPALVMAYAGQASFLRKHNDIVSDTFYKSIPKPLYWPMFVVAVCAAIIASQAMISGTFSIIQQSLSLGCFPRVKIVHTSTKYEGQVFVPEANYLLMLACVAVTLGFRTTTKIGNAYGIAVVFVMTLTSSFLVLIMVMIWKTNIFLVITYVVVIGSVELLYLSSVLYKFDQGGYLPLAFAGLLMAVMFVWNDVYRRKYYYELDHKLAPEKVKEITNETNFHRLPGLAMFYSELVQGIPPIFKHYAENVPALHSVLVFVSIKSLPISKVPQEERFLFRRIDPKNLFVFRCVARYGYTDVRNEHEPFEKMLVEKLKEFIKNEFWLFHIITNSNTNNNNNREIVTGIDNDDGRLSSKEEGLTVGDKEEDYHEKLDREIEAIDKAWGAGVVHLIGENEVVACKGSGIGKRILINYAYNFLKKNLRQTDKLFDIPHKRMLKVGMTYEL; via the exons ATGTCAAACCAAGTAGTAGATCAATCGACGATGGAAGTGGAGGCTGAAGAAAATAGCACTACTGCCATAGTACATGAGGAGGATTTTTCTGCGCAGAATAAGGGACTTCAAGGCAAGAAAGTTTCATGGCAAAGGCTAAGAAGGAACGACTCCTTGGACATCGAGGCCCGCAGTGTTGGAGGCCACCATGCATATGGCCATGGTTCCAAG GGTTCTGGTAATTGGTCGGTGATATTTCAACTAGCATTCCAAAGCATTGGAATAGTTTATGGTGATATAGGTACATCACCTTTATATGTGTACTCAAGTACATTCACAGATGGAATAAAGCATAACGATGACATTTTGGGGGTTCTTTCTTTGATCTTCTATACTATCACTTTGATCCCTTTGATCAAGTATGTCTTCATTGTCTTACAAGCCAATGACAACGGTGATG gaGGGACATTTGCATTATACTCACTTATATGTCGATATGCGAAAGTGGGATTAACACCAAGTGAACAAGCTGAGGATAGAGATGTTTCTAATTTCCAGCTCGAGTTGCCTAGTAATAGACTAAAAATGGCTTCAAAACTCAAGTCTAAGCTTGAGAACTCCAAATCCACAAAGTATTTCCTCTTGTTCGCAACTATGCTTGGCACTTCAATGGTTATCGGCGACGGAGTCCTCACACCTTGCATTTCAG TTCTGTCGGCTGTTGGAGGCATCAAGAACGCTACATCTAACATGAGCCAAG ATATGATTGTTTGGATCTCAGTTGGCATTTTGATATGCCTATTTATGGTCCAAAGGTTCGGAACTGATAAAGTGGGCTATAGTTTTGCTCCCATAATTTGTTTATGGTTCGCACTCATCTCTGGCATTGGTCTTCACAACTTTGTCAAATTTGATCCTTCCGTCGTCAAAGCCATAAATCCTAAATACATAGTCGATTATATTCACAGAAACAAGAAGGACGCTTGGATTTCTCTTGGTGGCATTGTTCTAGCCATAACAG GAACGGAGGCTCTATTCGCAGACGTGGGGCACTTCACCGTAAGGTCCATTCAAATAAGCATGTGTTCAATAACGTACCCAGCTCTGGTAATGGCATACGCTGGACAAGCCTCGTTTCTTCGGAAGCACAACGATATTGTCAGTGATACTTTCTACAAATCTATTCCCAAGCCACTGTATTGGCCAATGTTTGTGGTGGCCGTATGCGCGGCCATTATAGCTAGTCAAGCCATGATTTCAGGGACTTTCTCCATAATCCAACAATCTCTCTCCCTGGGCTGTTTTCCACGTGTGAAGATCGTTCATACTTCTACCAAGTACGAAGGTCAAGTTTTTGTTCCAGAGGCCAACTATCTTCTTATGCTGGCTTGTGTTGCTGTTACTTTGGGTTTCAGAACCACTACCAAGATTGGAAATGCCTATG GAATAGCTGTAGTGTTTGTGATGACACTCACATCCTCTTTCCTTGTATTAATAATGGTAATGATATGGAAGACCAACATATTCTTGGTAATCACCTACGTTGTCGTCATTGGCTCAGTCGAACTTCTCTACCTAAGCTCGGTCCTCTACAAATTCGACCAAGGAGGCTATCTTCCCCTCGCTTTTGCGGGGCTGTTAATGGCTGTCATGTTTGTTTGGAACGACGTGTATAGGAGAAAGTACTATTATGAGCTCGATCACAAACTTGCTCCTGAAAAAGTTAAGGAGATCACTAACGAGACCAACTTTCATCGATTACCAGGCCTTGCAATGTTCTACTCAGAACTTGTTCAAGGTATTCCTCCCATTTTTAAGCACTATGCAGAGAATGTCCCTGCGTTGCACTCAGTCCTCGTTTTTGTCTCAATTAAATCATTACCAATTAGTAAGGTTCCACAGGAGGAAAGATTCTTGTTTCGTAGAATAGATCCCAAGAATCTATTCGTATTTCGCTGCGTTGCAAGGTACGGTTACACGGATGTTCGTAACGAGCATGAACCTTTTGAGAAAATGTTGGTTGAGAAATTGAAAGAGtttatcaaaaatgaattttggTTGTTCCATATTATAACCAACAGtaatacaaataataataataatagagagATCGTTACGGGTATCGATAATGATGATGGAAGGTTATCATCAAAAGAAGAAGGATTGACTGTTGGTGATAAAGAAGAAGATTATCACGAGAAATTGGATAGAGAAATTGAGGCAATTGACAAGGCGTGGGGCGCTGGAGTGGTGCACTTGATTGGTGAGAACGAAGTGGTGGCATGTAAAGGATCAGGGATAGGTAAGAGAATCCTGATAAACTATGCTTATAATTTCTTGAAGAAGAATTTGAGGCAGACTGACAAACTATTTGATATTCCTCACAAACGCATGCTTAAAGTGGGGATGACTTATGAACTTTGA